attgccccccccccctccctctcctCAGCACATTGACAGGCAGACCGAGCTTGTTAACCATGGTAGGCAACTGGTCTAGAGGAAGGAAAATCTCGTCAAACAACCCGATGTAGGACACACTATTATTAAACCAAAAGTATGTGTCGCGACACCTTCGAAATTATCGAAAcacttcttatttttttgtttcgccGGAGCGGGTTTCTGGGGATGGTGTTAAGAAAAAGTAATTCCACTGGACTGGCTTAACTGTTTTATTCACGCACACACCTTACACACCGAACCGTGGCTAGAAGCCTCTAATGAGTAGTGGTCAGGCGGGGCTCGAAAATTGTGGTCTTCCCCTCCTAAGCCACGTAATGCCCGCGCGCTTGATCACATGGCTGCGAAacgtttgtaaacaaatttgtgATTGGTTTTATGTGTGTCCAATATACTTGCCGATTAGACGCAGCGTGATCACCGCCAAATTGTGCGAACATCTACCCGTGCCCGAACAGTATGGAAAACAATGTCGAACATGAAAGGTGACTTATTACTCCAGGGGTCTCAGACTCAGGGATTGGCGTTAGGAGGGTATAGTCCCTGCCCCCATTGTGTCGTTATCGTACGCAGAGCTAGCTGTCTCGTCGCCAGCGGCGAGGCAGCCGAAAAGACTACCGCTAAGGAGAGGTCTTCAAGGAAGTCCCTTAAGTCCACCGCTAGAGGGGCTGTGGTGAAGACGAGGCGCGTCGCAGAGGATAGAATCACCTTCGGTTCACGAGATGCACCTTTTCCTCTACATTCATGCGTACTGTCGCTCACAAGGGAAAAAGTACCGATCCAAATGGAAATAAAGGTCTTCCTGTGGGCATAATAGACATCAAGGACCACAGGATGGGAAGAGAAAGGTTTAACCTCTTTGTGGAGGACCTCTCCTTTGTGAGAATCCAGGGATGTTGGATGCCCTGGCCCCTTCGATGTGTCGAAGAGTGGATCGTCTCTAAGAATGGGGGCTATAACTCCCATTCTATGGAGAGCATCTCTTCTCCGGCTTCGGGCTGGGAGGAAGCTGCTTCGGAGTGATAGGAGCCTCTCTCGTACAAAAGTATCACGCTAAAATGATCTAAAACTGAAGACTTtacaaaactttttatattgtaaataaaaatcgttattaaattattaaaaaaaatttttttttaaattatttcacgcAAAATACTTTAAGAAGTAACgggaaaaaatgattaaaaataaaagaaacatgtttttacttaaaaaatatatatgattatctTATCTAACACAAAAGTAATCTTGACAATGCATTATACCTATGTGATTATACGCATCACATGTGATCTTTCACATCACTCTCGAGGTTCCATCAGGAGCTTTATTGTACCACCTttcattttcctttatatATCTCCTTTATATAGATGTAGTGTCGTTTGTCGATATattagttaaattttatttacctaTAAATATGTTGACCACATATAGAgagtgaatttttattttattataaaatgtaatagataaaataaatcatttatatattattataattaaacatttttgtattggtataaattaaaagatattatgtAATGGAAAGCGGACTTCCGGTTGAGACAGAGTAGAGAGAGAATGGGCGAAGAAAGACAGGCGGAAAAGTATAAGATTAAAAGAGCAAAAAAGGACGGACAAGCAAGAGAATAAGTGGAGAGTACGAGGAGGCAATAGGGAAGGTGAGAAAGTGAAGGTGAAGGGATTGAGAAAAGAGaattaaagtaataagaaGAGGAAAGTCGGCGATAAGAGAAGAGGTTAGGGAGTAGCAAGACGCAGGCGGGATAGAAAAGAGTAGAAAGGAAAGCCGAGAGATGGCGCCAACGATGGGGAAGCAGACAGTGAGTAGGAGCAAGAAcaagagagaggaaaagacGATGGAAAAATATGTCACGGGAGAAGATATGTGGAGGAAAGGATTggagaaaataataagagagataaaagaaataaggaGAGAAATGAGAGAAGAGATGGAAAGAATGAAAGAACAAATAAcagaagagaaaagagaaagggaagaggaaagaaagaaaaaaaaaagagtggaGAAATGAGAAACAATCACTGGAGAGGAGAATAGCAACAGTGGAAtggataaatgaaaaaaaggagagagaggaaagaaggaataacattgtaataaaaGGTGTGAAATGGGAAAAGGAGAATTTAAAGCAGGaagtaacaaaatttttagagGATAACCTAAAAGTGAAGGTAAAGATAAGTAAGACAAGAAAAATAAGACAATATGAAGGAAGAAATTTAGTGATGGCAGAGATAGAAAGCTGGGAGCAAAAAAGAGAGATCATGAATAAGAAGAAAGAGTTAAAGaaggaaataataatagaagatgATTTGACAAGAAGAGAGCGGGAGatacaacaaaaattaagagaaaaggcaagagaggaaagaaagaaaggagacAGCAAAGCAAAAATTGGATACAAGAAGATATACTTAAATGGAAAATGGTACAGATGGAatgagaagaaagaaaaactggaagaggaaagaaaagggagaaaggaatgagaaaaggagaaacaGGAAGAAGAGAAGGAGGAAGATGGAGAAGGGGGCTTAAGAATATGTTTTTGGAATATAGCAggattatcaaataaatgtgAAGAAACATGGGACTATCTGGaagattttgatataataGGATTGACAGAAACATGAATGGAAGAGGAAAAATGGAAGAGGATCAGTAAGAAAGTGTTGAATAGATACGAATGGAATTGTATACCAGCAATAAAGGAGATAAAGGGAGGGAATATAAAGGGAAGAGCTAAAGGTGGAATCATAACAGCAATAAGGAAAGATTTGGAAGGAATTAAggcaaagaaaataaataagggAGCGATGGAGATTagttttatatagaataaaaatagatggAGAATTGTTACAGTATACAgtcaaaataatgaagaaacaATGGACAATATAAGGAAAGAGATAGAAAAGGAAAAGGAAGGCTATCTGTTGTTAGGAGGAGATTTCAATGCGAGGACAGGAAAAGAAGGAGGACCGATAGGAGTGGGAAATGGaacagaaaaaaaggaagaagagaaaagaagatCAAAAGACAAAGTGATAAATGGGGAAGGAAGagtaatgttaaataaaataagagagagaggatgGATGATTCTAAATGGAAGTTTTGAGAAGGAAGGTAGATGGACATATATAAGAGAGTTGGGAAcatcaatgataaattatgtGGTTTCGAATGAAAAGGCAATAGAAGAGGTAAAAAAATGGAGGAAGGTAATAGAACAGAGTCGGATCATGTACCGGTAGAAGTGGAATTGgaaggtaaagaaaagaggaagaggagaaaaGATAATATGGTAAAGATTGAAAGAAGCATATATATGGTCAGAAGAAGGAGTAAAGTATTATCATGGAAAATGTAAGGGATGGGGATGCAAGAAGACGAAGAATGGAGAAATATGGAAGGAAATGGAAGAGAAAGTGAGAGATTCGATTATGAAagtagagagaaaaataacacCATGGAAATTAGGAAAAAAGGAATGGCATAGCAAGGTttggaaaacaaaaaagagGGAGCTGAGAAAAGAactgagaaaattaaaaaaaggcaTGATTGACAGAGGGgaatatgtgaaaaaaaggaagaagtaTAGGAAATAGTGTgaggaagaaaagagaaagcatgcagaggaagaaaaacagaaaataaaattaataaaaacagagGAAGAAgcgtgaaaatatataaataaatttaggaagaaaagagaaggaaTAGATGAGAATATAGAGACGGAAATATGGAATGCTCATTTTATGGAATTATtaggaggaaaaaaagaaaaaatgactATGGAGGAGAAGAGAAGGGAAGAGGAAGAGATACAGAAGATAGAGGaggaaaatgaagaaatatcaAAGGAAGATGAAGAAATATCAAAGGAAGAGTTGATAAGGCAACtgaagaaattgaagaaaggTAAAGCACCAGGGGAGAATGGGATAGAGAACGAAGCGTGGAGATTGATGTCGGAGGAAGTAGGAGAGGTATTTTggagattaataaataaaatatggaagGAGGGAGGAATCCCAGAAGAATGGAATAAAGGTCTAATTAGTccaatatacaaaaaaagagagaaaggagaggCGAAAAACTACAAGGAAGTGACATTGATGGACACGGCATACAAGATCTAcgcgaatatattaaatgagaGATTAAAGAAGGAAACAGAAAGGAAGCTGGGGGAAGGACAGTTTGGATTTAGAGAAGGAAGAGGAACGACAGACGCAATATACATTTTGAATCACATAGCAAATAGAGAATTAGTGAAGAAAAGAGGAAAGATATTTGCGTTTTTCGCGGATCTGAAAGCAGCGTTCGACAAAGTAGACAGGAGGAAATTAGGAGAGATACtgaaaaggataaaaataagagaaagacTAAGGAAAAGGATCATGGAAACTTACAAAGAGACGAAGAACATGGTAAAAgcaggaaaaagaaaatcggAGGAGTTTTGGACAAGTACAGGAGTAAGGCAGGGATGTCCTATGAGCCCTAcgctatttaatatatacatcatgGACCTGGAGGCAGAAATGAGGAAAGAACAGACGGGAGGGATTGTAGTAAGCAAGGAAAAGTTCTAGACGATCACGTACGCTGACGATATTGTTCTGGTTGCACAAAGTGAGCAGAACCTgaaagaaatgataaaaaggtttaaaaaatacttgGAAAAGAAGGACCTAATATTGAGCCCAGAAAAATCGAAGGTGATGGTGTTTGAGAGAAGAAGAGGACGAGTAAAGAAAAGAGACTGGAGATGGGGAGAAGAATCCATAGAAGAAGTAAAGGAAATGAGGTATTTAAGATACATTATGCAAAAGAATGGAGGAGCAGAGAAACATATAATGGAAAGAATAAGAAGAGCAACGATAGCGATGAAAATGACATAGAGCATCGGAGAAAGAGTATTCAGGGATGATTATATAAGAAGAATGAAGATGTTTAACGCATTGGTAGGAAGCATAGCATTATATGGAGCAGAAATATGGGGCTGGAACAAGGAAGAAAGACTAGAtaggataaaaagaaaatatgtaaagtgGATTCTTGGATTGGATAGAAGGACACCGAATTATATTCTGAAGGAAGAAACGAAGATGAGGGAATTAAGGATGGAAGCGATGATGAGAGCCATTAAGTATGAGGAAACGGTGAGGAAGACAGAAAAAAAGCTAGTAGTAGAATGTATAAAGGAActagaaagagagagcagAAACAGAGAAGAAAGTAAATGGGAAAGACGGAGAAAGGAAGTGTTAGAGGAAGCGAGAATAAGTAACTTATGGAATTCCACGTGGAATGGaacgaaaagagagaaaaggaagagACGAAGAAGAAAGCGCGAGAAATAACGGAAAAAATAGCAAGAAAAGAAGAACAggtgagaaaaaagaaaatagaggATTCAAAGTATAAtgagatatataaaaacataatgaCAGAGGGAACACCATTATAtttgaaaggaaaaagaaacaagaaaaaaaggaatatgATAGCGAGATACAGATGTGGGAGCGAAACGAGAGGGAGTCAACACTGGTTGGAGGAGGTAGAAAAGAAATGTAGAATATGCGGAGAAGGAACAGAAAATATAGTACATATCTTGAAGGAATGCGAAGAGACAAAGGATGAAATGACAGTAGAAGAGTTTTTGAAAGAAGACGGAAGAGGAAGGGAAATGATGAAACGGATAGATAGAAtaagagaagaaaagagacgGAAGGAGAAAGGAAAGGAATCAGAAgggaaggaaaaaaaggaaggaagtcagaaagacaaagaaaaagaaagaaaagacagGGCAAtcagttaaaataaataaatatatcaagtaAAAGCTAAAGCCAAAGAATTGAATGttcaaagtttaaaatttaaagtttattatttaagagtTTATTAAAGAGTATATTTAAGAGTTTATTTCAGAATTGATTAAGAGTTGATTAAAAGTTGATTAAAAGTTGAGTTGATCTGCGAGAGTTTAGATTATAGATCCTTAGAATGGAGGATAGAATTCAACAGCAAAATTAGATTTAGATTTAGTTCAGACCCTGACGGAAAAATATCTACGAAAAAGTACGCTAAGCAACTTGCAACTACAAACAATTACGGAATACTAtaacgatttaaattttttagaatatagtAGAAATGCGTAAATATTTGCACGAATTAGTTTGCCTTTTTACGCTCTATTATACATTTCTACGAAACGAGCGTAGAATTTCGTTGGTCTTTGAGAAAACTCTGCCGCTCTACGTCTTACCATGAATTTGTACGGAGTTGGCGTaggatttctttatttttcgaaCAATCCACGCCGCTCTACATTGCTCTACATGTCACTACGAATAACTCAGAATGGGATGTAgtttttcttagttttttttagttattcgGTAAAACTACGCCATACTGCGTTTTactgcgataaattttttcaaatcacgcgaagaattttttcaatatgttGAACAATCTACtgaatatataatgaatattctGTAAGTTGCAATGCGCTTTACAATGTTTCGTAAGGAACAAGTGAAAGATTTCTTGATTTAGATTTGCAACGTCTggatgcaaaatttttaaaaaactacatgttacacatatatatttaattatttttatttatacatcataacaaaatattattcttcaaAGAATacgcatataaaaaaagatattacttAATATAACATCatatattacttaatataatatcgttctacattaatatatatattaatcaccCAGGCATCCTCTTGGTATTTCGCTGATATAAGATTTACCACTTCTTTGCATTATAATGCATTGTCCTTTCAATGATTCCGGATAACATGAATATAATGGCCCATCTTGATTAGCGTAACATCTTTGAATATGATTCACCTTAACATGAGTTGATGTCAGATAAGGTTCATTTATGACCAATATTTGtcggaaaaaaatgattacttttttattcgcaTTACCATCTTCGCTGTCaatattaaaagaacaaatattaGTAATTGAACCTTTAAGACCATCATGAGTAACAATTACAGAATCGTTGGTTTTATGGGACCGATTGTATGATGTACTTGTAAATCTTATACCATtcacaataacttttttgtaCGATAAACAATTACGAGGGAGCAATTCAAATAAGCAAGCACTTTTGACAGGTAGAAGAGTATGTTCTTTTCCTGAACCTAGCAACGTacaattttctacttttaaataaaatttcaattttttattgacacATATTTCTTCGCAAAATTGTGTGTATCGCTCaccaattataatattattttgaaaaaccgGAATTGACCTGTAAAAAACATACCGCCGTGCAATTTGAATAGCTACGCGATAAGGacttgtttttatttgcaaaagcAATCTATTTTCGTTTTCAAAGAGAAAAGTGTTGGTTGTCCATAATGGTCCCCAATTTCTAATACTCGAGGGTATATGAAGAAGTAAATGAACGTTATATCTCATTGCATGCTCTCCAAAGAAACTCTGCACTTGTATggcatattttaacaatagcTCGTTAACTGTACTTATCATACTATGACTTAtcgatttttgtaaacaaatgtGTATTGCAGTAACGAGAAGTGCCaagtgcaataaatatttttatggcaATATACCTTTGAAGCAAATTAAACAATACCATATGAGCCAAGACCGCCATTCCGAGGCTTTCCAAAGACGACGTTCATCGATGCTTCTTGGCAGTCGAGTAATAACCGAGGGACAAACAATAGACTTTAAGCGTTTATTGATAATACGTATGCAATTTGGTGACCCAACATAATAGGGTTCGCCAACAGATGTAAGAAGAATCTCTGTGTGAAATTTGATGACACATAGTAATACCGAATGCATGTAATCCGGGACCATGCCTCTCACCAAATCAAAGTGTTGCAGATTCATAAGAACAGAGAGACCTTGAACACCTTTCGTGTTATCATTAGTCATCATGCTTTCTCGAATTGATGTATCGGTCCGATCCGGCGGTACATCAACTGATATCGGGTATTTTATGTAACCATTGACGCTTTTTGTCGGATGTTCGCAAAATGTGCAGCCATATAAAccgttaaattttttcatgcaaAGGAGACTGCATCGGGCAGCGGAATCGACACAGCAGCATATTGGtaaaacttttgtaattatttcttgttGTTTATAATACCATTTAATTCCTTTAGTTGCAAGTGCATTCGCGTCGGTAATAAATggattcagaaataaattcatattagGCTGATTTTTATGTACCCATAATCCGactaaaagcatatttttacCTCGCAATTCCGGAGTCAATTCGTGGATCATGGCATATATAGGCCAAACCGACATTTTACTTGATTTACTGGGCTGACATCCATCAGTATTAAAAGTGTATGATAAATTCCATTTATTAGATAACGGTTGTCCCGAACGTTCCAGATTCGAATATACGGCGCCATCGTATATATCCGACATTACACCAATCTCTTTTGTTCGTTCAAACCGATActgaatgttttttataattgtttgatCATTTAGTAAATTCTTGATTTGAACAGCAAAATCGAAAGTCACAAAATATGAGGCTGATTGCTCATTGAAGCTCGCCGAACAATTGTtacatgtaaatatttcttttgacTTTAAATTTACACGAACGCCAAGGTACGTTTCGCAGTTCGTACAGAATATGTGATGCTTAAATGAAGTGTCTTGTAtcgaaaagtttttaaataatttatactttgaaGCCGGTAATACGTCTTTGTCGTATAACTtgtttatcataattaaaatatccagTATGGCTGCCCAAGTGAGTGAATGTCGCTTCCCAATTTGTAGCGTCATCAGTATCGCTTCTCCTTTTGTTGTTGATGTACAATTGCATAGCTTTTCATTATAGTTGTTATCGCGTCGTCGATTTTTATCCGAAAAGTCCTCCTGtatagaaaatgaaatatacatacaatatattgttataatatttgaatacaattttaaacgaGATTAGTgcaatgatttaaaattatgaaaattggggaatttgtaaaattgttcctcgaaattcttataataccaaaaattatcgttatacACATTTGAAATGAAAAGACAGACTTTCGATAAAGTCTTCATGATAACTCGACgttgaatataaaaagaattaaaatacgtaaattgaaaataaaatatcatgaaGTTTTATAgtctacttattttttttacaaggcttaaaatgtaatattttaaatacaatgtatgtaattttttagcaaaaatgcgttttgTACACAATAACACTCCGATTCCAACTAAGAGACATAATGTTCGTAAAATCgatcaattttctaaatttatcactTTCAACAATTACTGAAATGAGAATAAATGAGTTACAAACTCTATCTAACTAACTAAGTTGGCATtccataaattaataaaaagtatcattgaaaaataaataaaaaaatgaaataaaaagaggTTAAAGCTTAATTAGACATAAAATCCTCCACATATAATGCTGCATGTAGTATATACGAagcatataaatacataaaagttttacaatttatatttgaacgAAACTTTATAAAGATTTCTACATTATCGTTATTTTACTAACTTTCTACACCGTTAGAAATTTCTGTTGTGAAATTACAATAGtgttgaaaaaaaacttttaacactATTGTAATTTTACGTAATACACGTTGTGATTATTTATAAcagttttattgaaatataaattgtgcaaACTTTATTTTGAACAC
The nucleotide sequence above comes from Linepithema humile isolate Giens D197 chromosome 4, Lhum_UNIL_v1.0, whole genome shotgun sequence. Encoded proteins:
- the LOC136999641 gene encoding uncharacterized protein, which encodes MSYQRYLYPGSTQNVPRTTAYRKRKREQVSKSEIIEINAGSANLLDDLNYDIEDGGLYDQQLSFDEGAITAAELNANRDRMCVCTTPDLDELNYNIESDGLPNEELYDNNIEVDRLLNEELSDNDIEDSTEDANCNVPNNEDFSDKNRRRDNNYNEKLCNCTSTTKGEAILMTLQIGKRHSLTWAAILDILIMINKLYDKDVLPASKYKLFKNFSIQDTSFKHHIFCTNCETYLGVRVNLKSKEIFTCNNCSASFNEQSASYFVTFDFAVQIKNLLNDQTIIKNIQYRFERTKEIGVMSDIYDGAVYSNLERSGQPLSNKWNLSYTFNTDGCQPSKSSKMSVWPIYAMIHELTPELRGKNMLLVGLWVHKNQPNMNLFLNPFITDANALATKGIKWYYKQQEIITKVLPICCCVDSAARCSLLCMKKFNGLYGCTFCEHPTKSVNGYIKYPISVDVPPDRTDTSIRESMMTNDNTKGVQGLSVLMNLQHFDLVRGMVPDYMHSVLLCVIKFHTEILLTSVGEPYYVGSPNCIRIINKRLKSIVCPSVITRLPRSIDERRLWKASEWRSWLIWYCLICFKGILP